From the Astyanax mexicanus isolate ESR-SI-001 chromosome 9, AstMex3_surface, whole genome shotgun sequence genome, one window contains:
- the tcf25 gene encoding transcription factor 25, which produces MSSRALRRLKGKQRGQEDLDLAELRVEEEEEAAREGEELEEQEEVLQPVRGAGRKTKRSKSQKNISNIYELIGDPDNDTDKSPTDEENVLTGRSHGVQKQECQPDMETTKSDSNEKVKKKKKKKKKKTAPGDVQEESTAGDDIDALLETIEKTNGLSHQSEDSGVSGHRPVLYVEHRNLNPENELKRYFGARAVLGDQRPRQRQRQFHRSTWMTAPKDTWPRFSKPGISMSLLESKNGLHFFVFEHSREYQQVQFRFFDAVESMDPNNIVVLLQLNPYHVDSLLQLSDVCRIQEDQETARDLIERALYSFECAFHPVFSLTSGTSRLDYRRAENRAFYLAVYKHMMFLEKRGCPRTALEYCRLLLSLDPDNDPLFMLLLIDFLCLRCREYASLIRLYEEWEVHRKLSQLPNFAYSVALALYHSSQQEETPPEESQRMKLKSDRMLQDALIMFPGVLMPLLDLCTVQPDAAVSSHDFFGPRNRIGQPSALSVLEGLYVGRCHSMWKEAGVMLWMEGNVGEVLKRVDSKDPFVEECLNKRKQGYQIVPRHIHRHVLLSEIKEATSALPLDVTAQPVMSYDPLPPLDSIASYTRPERPNAGASNESTLSLFFRSLLPNFNLQGGQRPEDDLEVARAGRELNQEVNRLMVAMRDMLANIQFQEPQRDDNPDRDEEEWD; this is translated from the exons ATGTCGAGCCGCGCGCTGCGCAGACTGAAGGGGAAGCAGCGCGGCCAGGAGGACCTGGACCTCGCGGAGCTgcgggtggaggaggaggaggaggcggcgcgGGAGGGAGAGGAGttagaggagcaggaggaggttCTGCAGCCGGTCAGAGGAGCAGGCAGGAAAACCAAGAGGAGCAAATCTCAGAAGAACATTAGCAACATTTATGAACTG ATTGGTGACCCTGACAATGATACAGACAAAAGTCCCACTGATGAGGAGAACGTGTTGACAGGGAGAAGCCATGGAGTACAAAAGCAAGAGTGCCAACCTGATATGGAGACCACAAAG tCTGACTCTAAcgagaaagtaaaaaagaaaaagaagaagaagaaaaaaaagactgcTCCTGGGGATGTGCAG GAGGAGTCCACTGCAGGGGATGACATTGACGCTCTGCTGGAGACCATAGAAAAGACCAATGGCCTTTCACACCAGAGTGAGGACAGTGGAGTCTCAGGCCATAGGCCTGTACTTTATGTGGAGCACAG GAACCTGAATCCTGAGAATGAACTAAAGCGATATTTTGGAGCTCGGGCTGTTTTGGGAGACCAAAG GCCCAGGCAACGACAGAGGCAGTTTCACAGAAGTACATGGATGACCGCACCTAAAGACACTTGGCCTCGCTTTAGTAAACCAG GTATCTCCATGAGTCTGCTGGAGTCCAAAAATGGCCTCCACTTCTTTGTGTTTGAGCACAGCCGTGAATACCAGCAAGTCCAGTTCAGGTTCTTTGATGCTGTGGAGTCCATGGATCCTAATAACATTGTG GTGCTGCTGCAGCTTAATCCCTACCATGTCGACTCTCTGCTGCAACTCTCTGATGTCTGTCGCATCCAAGAGGACCAAGAGACTGCAAGGGATTTGATTG agaGGGCTTTGTACAGCTTTGAGTGTGCATTCCACCCTGTGTTCAGCTTGACCTCAGGTACCAGCAGATTGGACTACCGAAGAGCAGAGAACAG GGCTTTTTATCTGGCGGTTTATAAGCACATGATGTTCCTGGAGAAGCGAGGCTGCCCCCGCACGGCCCTGGAGTACTGCAGACTCCTTCTGAG tTTGGACCCAGATAATGACCCTCTGTTCATGCTTCTGCTGATTGATTTCTTGTGTCTGCGCTGCCGGGAGTATGCGTCCCTTATTCGACTGTACGAGGAGTGGGAG GTCCATCGGAAACTGTCCCAGCTGCCGAACTTTGCCTACTCAGTCGCGCTGGCCTTATACCACTCGAGTCAGCAGGAGGAGACTCCACCCGAGGAGAGCCAGCGCATGAAGCTGAAATCAGATAGAATGCTGCAGGACGCTCTTATCATGTTCCCTGGGG TGCTAATGCCTTTACTGGACCTGTGTACAGTCCAGCCTGATGCAGCCGTGTCTTCCCATGACTTCTTTGGGCCTAGAAACCGCATAGG GCAGCCGTCTGCGCTCTCGGTGCTGGAGGGGCTGTACGTGGGCCGCTGTCACAGCATGTGGAAGGAAGCAGGGGTGATGCTCTGGATGGAGGGGAACGTTGGTGAGGTGCTGAAGAGAGTTGACTCAAAGGATCCTTTTGTAGAGGAGTGCCTGAACAA GAGGAAACAGGGCTACCAGATCGTTCCCCGGCACATCCACAGGCATGTGCTTCTGTCCGAGATCAAAGAGGCCACATCTGCCCTGCCCCtg GATGTGACAGCACAGCCAGTGATGAGTTATGACCCTCTTCCGCCTCTGGATTCAATAGCGTCCTACACCAGGCCAGAGAG GCCGAATGCAGGAGCCTCAAACGAGAGCACGTTGTCTCTGTTTTTCCGATCTCTGCTGCCAAACTTTAACCTGCAG GGTGGACAGAGGCCTGAGGATGACCTGGAAGTGGCACGCGCTGGACGAGAGCTGAACCAAGAGGTGAATCGACTGATGGTGGCCATGAGGGACATGCTGGCTAATATCCAGTTCCAGGAGCCACAGAGGGACGACAACCCTGACAGAGATGAAGAGGAGTGGGACTGA